The following are encoded together in the bacterium genome:
- a CDS encoding glycosyltransferase → MDHVSIVIPVWNQWPLTRACLAALASARRPRDEVIVVDNGSRDATAAELARMPWLRVLTNEANRGFAAACNQGAAVASGSVVVFLNNDTLVPDDWLEGLLAPLADPAVVATGPMSNCASGPQGVERAAYDAGSLTAFRAFAARWRRQHLGQTQETPRLVGFCLAVRASALRAVGGWDEGFAIGGAEDDDLCLRLTAAGGGLRICRDTFVHHHGHATFVGNDLDWFAIQQDNLQRLAAKHGGAAERDPQRPLLSACLIVRDERELLPVCLASLEGLADEIVVYDTGSTDGTPGLARAAGARVVEGYWDDDFGGARNRALAHCGGDWVLQVDADECVAGDAGALRAALAMAAADAFLIAIQNLDGDGKSDVWHRSCRLFRRADFRWQGRLHEQVVPRAGARARPVALMPHAWLIHGGYTPERMQAKRKAERNIRLATLETAGGGDPVAALVNLGRSYMMAGRREEALGLFVQARALACDAPSLRRILCRSAAQLHLDAGRAAEALPWLDDLERASAATDLARYLRGRAYADLGRWRDALEELGGLEEPRDEDGTALPRHLVDLCRARCHFVLGEWAAAADAGSRVARGATVDEPVWHILAESCLRAGRALRPLLDAVPESRLSAIFAQLVRLPPAIAHPLLDAVVDDPRYRVHALALAIRLAPSMSPEQAAVWSDRLRAVGLADHCPPPPLPVSAPC, encoded by the coding sequence ATGGATCACGTCAGCATCGTCATCCCGGTCTGGAACCAGTGGCCGCTGACCCGGGCCTGCCTGGCGGCGCTGGCGTCAGCGCGGCGGCCGCGCGACGAGGTGATCGTGGTCGACAACGGCTCGCGCGACGCGACCGCGGCCGAGCTGGCGCGGATGCCGTGGCTGCGTGTTCTCACCAACGAGGCCAACCGCGGTTTCGCCGCCGCGTGCAACCAGGGGGCGGCGGTCGCCAGCGGATCGGTGGTGGTCTTCCTGAACAACGACACCCTGGTGCCCGACGACTGGCTCGAGGGACTGCTGGCGCCGTTGGCCGATCCGGCGGTCGTCGCCACCGGGCCGATGAGCAATTGCGCCTCCGGTCCGCAGGGGGTCGAGCGCGCCGCGTACGACGCGGGGTCGCTGACCGCCTTCCGCGCCTTCGCCGCCCGCTGGCGCCGCCAGCACCTCGGGCAGACGCAGGAGACGCCGCGCCTGGTCGGCTTCTGCCTGGCGGTGCGGGCGAGCGCGCTGCGGGCGGTCGGCGGCTGGGACGAGGGCTTCGCGATCGGCGGCGCCGAGGACGACGACCTCTGCCTGCGCCTGACGGCCGCCGGCGGGGGGCTGCGGATCTGCCGCGACACCTTCGTCCATCACCACGGACACGCGACCTTCGTCGGCAACGATCTCGACTGGTTCGCCATCCAGCAGGACAACCTGCAGCGCCTCGCCGCCAAACACGGCGGCGCGGCGGAGCGCGATCCGCAGCGGCCGCTGCTGTCGGCCTGCCTGATCGTCCGCGACGAGCGCGAGCTGCTGCCGGTCTGCCTCGCCTCCCTCGAGGGGCTCGCCGACGAGATCGTGGTCTACGATACCGGCTCGACCGACGGCACGCCGGGGCTGGCGCGCGCCGCCGGCGCGCGGGTCGTCGAGGGCTACTGGGATGACGACTTCGGCGGCGCCCGCAACCGCGCCCTCGCGCACTGCGGCGGCGACTGGGTGCTGCAGGTCGACGCCGACGAATGCGTCGCCGGCGATGCCGGCGCGCTGCGCGCGGCGCTCGCCATGGCCGCCGCGGATGCGTTCCTGATCGCCATCCAGAACCTGGACGGCGACGGCAAGAGCGACGTCTGGCACCGCAGTTGCCGGTTGTTCCGCCGCGCCGACTTCCGCTGGCAGGGGCGGCTGCACGAGCAGGTCGTGCCACGCGCCGGCGCGCGGGCTCGCCCGGTCGCGCTCATGCCCCATGCGTGGTTGATCCATGGCGGCTACACGCCGGAGCGCATGCAGGCGAAGCGGAAGGCCGAGCGCAACATCCGCCTGGCGACCCTGGAGACGGCCGGCGGCGGCGACCCGGTGGCGGCGCTGGTGAACCTGGGGCGCTCGTACATGATGGCCGGGCGCCGCGAGGAGGCGCTCGGCCTCTTCGTCCAGGCGCGCGCGCTGGCGTGCGACGCGCCGAGCCTGCGGCGAATTCTGTGCCGCTCGGCGGCGCAGCTCCATCTCGACGCCGGCCGCGCCGCGGAGGCGCTGCCCTGGTTGGACGATCTCGAGCGGGCGTCGGCGGCGACCGACCTGGCGCGCTATCTGCGCGGCCGCGCCTACGCCGATCTCGGCCGCTGGCGGGACGCGCTGGAGGAGCTGGGCGGGCTCGAGGAGCCGCGCGACGAGGACGGCACCGCGCTGCCGCGGCACCTCGTCGACCTCTGCCGCGCCCGTTGTCACTTCGTCCTCGGCGAGTGGGCCGCGGCCGCCGATGCCGGGTCGCGGGTGGCGCGCGGCGCCACGGTGGACGAGCCGGTCTGGCACATCCTCGCCGAGAGCTGCCTGCGCGCTGGCCGCGCGTTGCGCCCGCTGCTCGATGCGGTGCCCGAGTCGCGGCTGTCGGCGATCTTCGCCCAACTGGTGCGGCTGCCGCCGGCGATCGCCCACCCGCTGCTCGACGCCGTGGTGGACGATCCGCGCTACCGCGTCCACGCCCTGGCGCTGGCGATCCGCCTCGCGCCGTCGATGTCGCCGGAGCAGGCGGCGGTCTGGTCAGACCGCCTGCGGGCGGTCGGTCTCGCCGACCATTGTCCGCCGCCGCCGCTTCCGGTATCCGCACCGTGCTG
- a CDS encoding wax ester/triacylglycerol synthase family O-acyltransferase: MGSRNGSTPPTTVMAPSDAFFWHAEQATPELRPLVAGLFMLDRCPDHPRLRRALQRLVALAPRLQQRIVDPPFGIGLPSWVGDAGFDLDYHLRVVSLTDDGDAPALLALAGEIFSAPLDPMRPLWEAHVIEGLEGGRAALFLKMHHSLLDGAGSVALFDGLTQAHRGEAIRVPRGGRARLGTPPRPPASLADTLRAAADLLSGLADPAQLRRLARGLAGMLGEVGRASESAAWHAGGSGVGRRLAMLEVDLGRLQRLRHRLGATLNDVVLAAVAGALGAYEDLGRRGPRELQCMVPMSLRDQQDRAALGNRVGGFTVGLPIRERGAAARLAHIQAQTRRAKSDGHASAFKAMMQAAAYVPPVLFRAAGQMVAGKLHLLCSNVPGPPTPRYLAGARIQAVHPFAPVMRGTPLSIALMSYAGRVGFGIDSDPAEIPDPERIAALLERELTALERAARAGRPVRRAASA; the protein is encoded by the coding sequence ATGGGATCACGCAACGGATCGACTCCGCCGACGACGGTGATGGCGCCGTCGGATGCGTTCTTCTGGCATGCCGAACAGGCGACGCCGGAGCTGCGGCCGCTGGTCGCCGGCCTGTTCATGCTGGATCGCTGTCCGGACCATCCGCGGCTGCGGCGCGCCCTGCAGCGTCTGGTAGCGCTGGCGCCGCGGCTGCAGCAGCGGATCGTCGATCCGCCGTTCGGCATCGGGCTGCCGTCGTGGGTCGGCGATGCCGGGTTCGATCTCGACTACCACCTGCGGGTGGTGTCGCTCACCGACGATGGCGACGCGCCGGCGCTGCTGGCGCTGGCCGGCGAGATCTTCTCGGCGCCGCTCGACCCCATGCGCCCGCTCTGGGAGGCGCACGTGATCGAGGGCCTCGAGGGCGGCCGCGCCGCCCTCTTCCTGAAGATGCACCACTCGCTGCTCGACGGCGCCGGCTCGGTGGCGCTGTTCGACGGCCTCACGCAAGCCCACCGCGGCGAGGCCATCCGGGTGCCGCGCGGCGGCCGGGCGCGCCTCGGCACGCCGCCGCGCCCGCCCGCCTCGCTCGCCGACACGCTGCGCGCCGCCGCGGATCTGCTCTCCGGGCTCGCCGATCCGGCGCAACTGCGCCGCCTGGCGCGCGGCCTGGCCGGGATGCTGGGGGAGGTGGGACGGGCGAGCGAGAGCGCGGCGTGGCACGCCGGCGGCTCCGGGGTCGGGCGGCGGCTGGCGATGCTCGAGGTCGACCTGGGGCGATTGCAGCGCCTCCGCCACCGCCTCGGCGCCACCCTCAACGACGTCGTGCTCGCCGCCGTCGCCGGCGCCCTCGGCGCCTACGAGGACCTCGGCCGCCGCGGGCCGCGCGAGCTGCAGTGCATGGTGCCGATGAGTCTGCGCGATCAGCAGGATCGCGCCGCGCTCGGCAACCGCGTCGGCGGCTTCACCGTCGGGCTGCCGATCCGCGAGCGCGGCGCCGCCGCCCGGCTGGCGCACATCCAGGCGCAAACCCGGCGCGCCAAGTCGGACGGCCACGCCTCGGCGTTCAAGGCGATGATGCAGGCGGCGGCGTACGTGCCGCCGGTGCTGTTCCGCGCCGCCGGGCAGATGGTCGCCGGCAAGCTGCACCTGCTCTGCTCGAACGTGCCGGGGCCGCCGACGCCGCGCTACCTCGCCGGGGCGCGCATCCAGGCGGTCCATCCCTTCGCGCCGGTGATGCGCGGCACGCCGCTGTCGATCGCCCTCATGTCCTACGCCGGGCGCGTCGGCTTCGGCATCGACAGCGACCCGGCCGAGATTCCCGACCCGGAGCGCATCGCCGCCCTGCTCGAGCGCGAGCTGACCGCGCTCGAGCGCGCCGCCCGCGCCGGCCGGCCCGTCCGCCGCGCCGCCTCCGCCTGA
- the mscL gene encoding large conductance mechanosensitive channel protein MscL: protein MLKEFRDFAMKGNVLDMAIGIIIGAAFGKIVSSFVADIMMPPLSMLMGKVDFTNWFISLSGGDYATLAQARAAGAVTLNYGTFVNSIIDFVIVAFAIFLLVKQVNRLKREAPPPAPAEPPAQEKLLAEIRDLLAQRV from the coding sequence ATGCTGAAGGAATTCCGGGACTTCGCGATGAAGGGCAACGTGCTCGACATGGCGATCGGCATCATCATCGGCGCCGCGTTCGGCAAGATCGTCAGCTCGTTCGTCGCCGACATCATGATGCCGCCGTTGAGCATGCTGATGGGCAAGGTGGACTTCACCAACTGGTTCATCAGCCTGAGCGGCGGCGACTACGCCACCCTGGCGCAGGCCCGGGCGGCGGGCGCCGTGACCCTCAACTACGGCACCTTCGTCAACAGCATCATCGACTTCGTCATCGTCGCCTTCGCCATCTTCCTGCTGGTGAAGCAGGTGAACCGGCTCAAGCGGGAAGCCCCGCCGCCGGCGCCCGCCGAACCGCCGGCGCAGGAGAAGCTGCTGGCGGAGATCCGCGACCTGCTCGCCCAGCGCGTCTGA
- a CDS encoding DUF748 domain-containing protein, producing MTDTWRARLHRWRWWLAAAAVLLVIRAALPEVLRRVIVSQASQALNARVDVGDVDLRLWRGGIALEDVAVREKGAPEPPPPAAEEEDEHAPPPPAFDAYSPIVGFKRLAVELRYLPLLRKTIQLRSITLDTPRVALDRLASGDLNLLALVPQQPVAVEAGAPPTAGATPAAVAAEGTPWAFGLDKFELTDGRVRFRDLALQGSEPVELGIARVSVDQIALTPAVYGKPGTIAVKLGVDEGTIDVTAHVTLDDSRVSVVTDVTAQSLPLRRARLYVPTVGWSDLQGALDLGLTYELVPEQTNALHGTVALRDVSVAVPSLSDVAVGWRSLELTLERIDLLAQRAAVRSVALDGATVAVRVEGGDLLPALAPRGAAPPTDTPAEPTAAETAAETPAAGEGGAVASPALAPSTDTPAPAAPEPTTTGAADTEGAASATPSPTPDEGAPGATESPPSESAPAAAASPAAPTPAASPWGWQVANVTITDSRLRVVGDLEPIDIGVGLDAASLTGDADAIGHLALAVAIASGTIDLAGDLRLAPLPAFGGTLRIAALPLPVLPVVRRILPSSAMPSGELRADLAIAAGLPSAAGGEAAADRVALSGTLGLANLRLAPPQVPDLALDLPDLELRLDHVAVPGVIPPGRPAAPGAAIELAAALTLRDPHVARGGAAPLDVAAQSIALAVPSLTVPAALARLGPGDAVVRVAGELGLDLERPRVAQGEAMGFEAAHVGLRISDASLPILATAAAADAVCGEAAGVAVHPPAALALQLDLVDPKLTSEQGRELNAGAQAIGLQLADVRLPGFVAGAPLAPSAEPLQAKATLSLTAPRLARGDGKELAISARSISVPLQSLSLPGVPGGIPPGAAVPPLRAAFGEIRVEAPAIRVTRTKEGIVLPAMGGGPPAGAAASPTAAPTPAAPAASPSAQPLAVQVAALRVLRGGIDFTDRAVQPPATLRFAPIEIEARDIALPGPQAKALKVDITALQQGRITVRGDLGPDASTLELKVDDLPLAPLNAYATTYSPYGIADGALTIDVKADAKGGNYTVQNDIRLHQFDLSGSEGDSLFEQNFGIPLSLALALLRDVQGNIDLSVPMQVDRQGNTQIDLMAVVRSALKQALAGAITSPLKMLGAVAGGAGAPIAPQPIAFRLGRAEPTGPGAESAARLAAFLASRPAMGVQLTCAATPEDARWLHEQALLASWADEGVFARSLAFVTERGPRQRIRAYLEARVADQKPELSAEDAATLAAWLQEIPPPPPDALQALAEARLAAVESVLREKGIDPSRISRGAPPEEATKPIVGINLRTAATAEAEEPDER from the coding sequence GTGACGGACACCTGGCGGGCGCGACTCCACCGCTGGCGCTGGTGGCTGGCCGCCGCCGCGGTGCTGCTGGTCATCCGCGCCGCGCTGCCCGAGGTGCTGCGCCGCGTCATCGTCAGCCAGGCGTCGCAGGCGCTGAACGCGCGCGTCGACGTCGGGGACGTCGACCTGCGCCTGTGGCGCGGCGGCATCGCGCTCGAGGACGTCGCGGTGCGCGAGAAGGGCGCGCCCGAGCCGCCGCCCCCCGCCGCCGAGGAGGAGGACGAGCACGCGCCGCCGCCGCCGGCGTTCGACGCCTACAGCCCGATCGTCGGCTTCAAGCGCCTGGCGGTCGAGCTCCGCTACCTGCCGCTGCTGCGCAAGACGATCCAGCTCCGCTCGATCACCCTCGACACGCCGCGCGTCGCGCTCGACCGCCTGGCGAGCGGCGACCTCAACCTGCTGGCCCTGGTGCCGCAGCAGCCGGTCGCGGTCGAGGCGGGCGCGCCGCCGACCGCCGGCGCCACGCCGGCCGCCGTCGCCGCCGAGGGCACGCCGTGGGCGTTCGGGCTCGACAAGTTCGAGCTCACCGACGGCCGCGTCCGTTTCCGCGACCTGGCCCTCCAGGGCAGCGAGCCGGTCGAGCTCGGCATCGCCCGCGTCTCGGTGGACCAGATCGCCCTGACGCCGGCGGTCTACGGCAAGCCGGGGACCATCGCCGTCAAGCTCGGCGTCGACGAGGGCACGATCGACGTCACGGCGCACGTCACCCTCGACGACAGCCGGGTCAGCGTCGTTACCGACGTGACGGCGCAGAGCCTGCCGCTGCGCCGGGCGCGCCTGTACGTGCCGACGGTCGGATGGAGCGATCTGCAGGGGGCACTCGACCTCGGTCTCACCTACGAGCTGGTGCCGGAGCAGACCAACGCGCTGCACGGCACCGTCGCGCTGCGCGACGTGTCGGTCGCCGTGCCCAGCCTCAGCGACGTGGCCGTCGGCTGGCGCAGTCTCGAGCTCACGCTCGAGCGCATCGACTTGCTCGCCCAGCGCGCCGCGGTGCGGTCCGTGGCGCTCGACGGCGCCACCGTCGCGGTGCGCGTCGAGGGCGGCGATCTGCTCCCCGCGCTGGCGCCCAGGGGCGCCGCGCCGCCCACCGACACGCCGGCGGAGCCGACGGCGGCAGAGACGGCGGCGGAGACGCCGGCGGCCGGCGAGGGCGGCGCGGTTGCGAGCCCCGCGCTGGCGCCGTCGACCGACACGCCGGCGCCGGCGGCGCCGGAGCCGACCACCACTGGCGCGGCCGACACCGAGGGCGCGGCCTCGGCGACCCCGTCGCCGACGCCGGACGAGGGCGCGCCCGGGGCGACGGAATCGCCGCCCAGCGAGTCGGCGCCGGCCGCGGCCGCCTCGCCGGCGGCGCCGACGCCGGCGGCCAGCCCGTGGGGCTGGCAGGTGGCGAACGTCACGATCACCGATTCCCGGCTGCGGGTGGTCGGCGACCTGGAGCCGATCGACATCGGTGTCGGGCTCGACGCCGCATCGCTGACTGGCGACGCCGACGCGATCGGCCATCTCGCGCTCGCCGTCGCCATCGCCTCCGGCACCATCGATCTCGCCGGCGACCTGCGCCTGGCGCCGCTGCCGGCGTTCGGCGGCACGCTGCGGATCGCCGCCCTGCCGCTGCCGGTGCTGCCGGTGGTGCGGCGCATCCTGCCGTCGTCGGCGATGCCCTCCGGCGAGCTGCGCGCCGACCTGGCGATCGCCGCCGGCCTGCCGTCCGCCGCCGGCGGCGAGGCGGCGGCGGACCGCGTCGCGCTCAGCGGCACGCTCGGGCTCGCCAACCTGCGCCTGGCGCCGCCGCAGGTCCCCGACCTCGCCCTCGATCTGCCCGATCTCGAGCTGCGCCTCGACCACGTCGCCGTGCCCGGGGTCATCCCGCCGGGACGGCCGGCCGCGCCCGGGGCGGCGATCGAGCTCGCCGCCGCGCTGACCCTGCGCGATCCGCACGTGGCGCGCGGCGGCGCGGCGCCGCTCGACGTCGCCGCGCAGTCGATCGCGCTCGCCGTGCCGTCGCTCACCGTCCCTGCCGCCCTCGCCAGGCTCGGCCCGGGGGACGCCGTGGTGCGGGTCGCCGGCGAGCTGGGGCTCGACCTCGAGCGCCCGCGCGTCGCCCAGGGCGAGGCCATGGGCTTCGAGGCCGCGCACGTCGGGTTGCGGATCAGCGACGCGAGCCTGCCGATCCTGGCGACGGCCGCCGCCGCGGACGCGGTTTGCGGCGAGGCGGCGGGCGTCGCGGTCCACCCGCCGGCGGCGCTGGCGCTGCAGCTCGACCTCGTCGACCCGAAGCTGACCAGCGAGCAGGGCCGCGAGCTCAATGCCGGCGCGCAGGCGATCGGGCTCCAGCTCGCCGACGTGCGGCTGCCCGGTTTCGTCGCCGGCGCGCCGCTGGCGCCGAGCGCCGAGCCGCTGCAGGCGAAGGCGACCCTGTCGCTGACCGCGCCGCGGCTGGCGCGCGGCGACGGCAAGGAGCTGGCGATCAGCGCCAGGTCGATCAGCGTGCCGCTGCAATCGCTGTCGCTGCCCGGCGTGCCCGGCGGCATTCCGCCCGGCGCCGCCGTGCCGCCGCTCCGCGCCGCCTTCGGCGAGATCCGCGTCGAGGCGCCGGCGATCCGGGTGACGCGGACCAAGGAGGGCATCGTCCTGCCGGCGATGGGCGGCGGACCGCCGGCGGGCGCGGCGGCCTCGCCGACCGCCGCGCCGACGCCGGCGGCGCCCGCCGCATCGCCGAGCGCCCAGCCGCTGGCGGTGCAGGTCGCGGCGCTGCGCGTCCTGCGCGGCGGCATCGACTTCACCGATCGCGCCGTGCAACCGCCGGCGACGCTGCGCTTCGCCCCGATCGAGATCGAGGCGCGCGACATCGCGCTGCCGGGACCGCAGGCGAAAGCGCTGAAGGTGGACATCACCGCGCTGCAGCAGGGTCGGATCACGGTCCGCGGCGACCTCGGCCCCGACGCCAGCACCCTCGAGCTGAAGGTCGACGACCTGCCGCTGGCGCCGCTCAACGCCTACGCCACCACCTACTCGCCGTACGGCATCGCCGACGGCGCGCTGACCATCGACGTCAAGGCCGACGCCAAGGGCGGCAACTACACGGTGCAGAACGACATCCGCCTGCACCAGTTCGATCTCAGCGGCAGCGAGGGCGACTCGCTGTTCGAGCAGAACTTCGGCATTCCGCTCAGCCTGGCGCTGGCGCTGCTGCGCGACGTGCAGGGCAACATCGACCTCAGCGTGCCGATGCAGGTGGATCGCCAGGGCAACACGCAGATCGACCTCATGGCAGTGGTGCGCAGCGCCCTGAAGCAGGCGCTGGCCGGCGCCATCACCTCGCCGCTCAAGATGCTCGGCGCGGTCGCCGGCGGCGCCGGGGCGCCGATCGCGCCGCAGCCGATCGCCTTCCGCCTCGGCCGCGCCGAGCCGACCGGGCCGGGCGCGGAGAGCGCGGCGCGCCTGGCGGCCTTCCTCGCCAGCCGTCCGGCGATGGGCGTGCAGTTGACCTGCGCCGCCACCCCGGAGGACGCCCGCTGGCTGCACGAGCAGGCGCTGCTCGCCTCGTGGGCGGACGAGGGCGTCTTCGCCCGCTCGCTCGCCTTCGTCACCGAGCGCGGTCCGCGGCAGCGCATCCGCGCCTATCTCGAGGCGCGGGTGGCGGATCAGAAGCCGGAGCTGTCGGCGGAGGACGCCGCGACGCTCGCCGCCTGGCTGCAGGAGATTCCGCCGCCGCCCCCGGACGCGCTGCAGGCGCTGGCCGAGGCGCGGCTGGCGGCGGTGGAGAGCGTGTTGCGCGAGAAGGGGATCGACCCCTCGCGCATCAGCCGCGGCGCGCCGCCGGAGGAGGCGACGAAGCCGATCGTCGGGATCAACCTGCGGACCGCGGCGACCGCCGAGGCCGAGGAGCCGGACGAGCGATGA